The following are encoded together in the Neofelis nebulosa isolate mNeoNeb1 chromosome 9, mNeoNeb1.pri, whole genome shotgun sequence genome:
- the ADAM33 gene encoding LOW QUALITY PROTEIN: disintegrin and metalloproteinase domain-containing protein 33 (The sequence of the model RefSeq protein was modified relative to this genomic sequence to represent the inferred CDS: inserted 1 base in 1 codon): MGFGAPCGVARKGREAEGRPLWPWVGPDPAGAEPGXRSVDTEALTAMGRGSLRARGSQASLLLLLLLLLLWLPLQVSGTEAFQGDNPGEPVTLHWVLDGRPRRTVTLEEPVSKLDMGLVALEAEGQQLLLELEKNHRLLAPGYTETHYTPDGQPVVLVPDHTDHCHYHGRVRGFPDSWVVFSTCSGMRGLITLGSNVSYYVHPRSAGDSEDFITHKMFPTRQLLSWKGACGHRDARSKGDMASLSRATQIKERREVRRSPRFLELYIVADHTLFLTQHRNLNHTKQRLLEVANYVDQILRTLDIQVALTGLEVWTEQDRSRITSDANATLWAFLQWRRGLWARWPHDSTQLLTGRAFQGATVGLAPIEGMCRAESSGGVSTDHSELPIGAAATMAHEIGHSLGLSHDPDGCCVEAAAEQGGCVMAAATGHPFPRVFSPCSRRQLRAFFRKGGGACLSNAPDSRVLVPRARCGNGLVEDGEECDCGSSQECPDACCLAHNCSLRAGAQCTRGDCCARCLLKPAGVLCRRAAGDCDLPEFCTGTSPYCPPDTFLLDGSSCASGRGYCRDGACPTLEQQCQQLWGPGSSPAPEACFQTVNSAGDAHGNCGQDRKGGFIPCAQRDAQCGKLQCLGGEQRPLAPHTVPVDSTVGLGSSEVTCRGVFLLPGVQLDLYDVGLVEPGTQCGPRMVCQDGSCQNTTFWELERCLTACHGHGVCNSNHNCHCAPGWAPPSCNKPGFGGSVDSGPIQPENHKAFLLVVILSFLLPLLPGASLAWCCYRQPGSHLQQCLCGSRRGPACTGPKDGLHRDPPPRSVHSMESGPAATEEPGLWETSACGHNICPPPIAPDLKNSARAQEPP, translated from the exons ATGGGCTTCGGGGCTCCGTGCGGGGTGGCGCGGAAGGGTCGGGAGGCGGAGGGCCGGCCGCTCTGGCCGTGGGTCGGCCCGGATCCAGCCGGGGCGGAGCCGG GCCGCAGCGTGGACACCGAGGCACTCACAGCTATGGGCCGGGGGTCTCTGAGAGCTCGAGGGTCGCAGGcgtcgctgctgctgctgctgctgctgctgctactgtgGCTACCTTTGCAGGTGTCGGGGACCGAGGCGTTTCAAG GAGACAACCCTGGAGAGCCAGTCACCCTGCACTGGGTCCTGGATGGACGACCCCGGCGCACGGTCACCCTGGAGGAGCCG GTCTCAAAGCTAGACATGGGGCTGGTGGCCTTGGAGGCTGAAGGGCAGCAGCTCCTGCTCGAGCTGGAGAAGAACCA CAGGCTGCTGGCCCCGGGATACACAGAAACCCACTATACCCCAGATGGGCAGCCAGTGGTGCTGGTCCCCGACCACACG GACCACTGCCATTACCATGGACGTGTGAGGGGCTTCCCTGACTCCTGGGTAGTCTTCAGCACCTGCTCTGGGATGAG GGGCCTGATCACACTGGGCAGCAATGTCAGTTATTATGTGCATCCACGGTCAGCTGGAGACTCCGAGGACTTCATCACTCACAAGATGTTCCCAACCAGGCAGCTGCTCAGCTGGAAAGGGGCCTGCGGCCACAGGGATGCCAGGAGCAAAGGGGACATGGCCAGCCTTTCTCGTGCCACTCAGATCAAG gagaggagggaggtcCGCAGGAGCCCGAGGTTCTTGGAGCTGTACATAGTGGCTGACCACACACTG TTCTTGACCCAGCACAGGAACTTGAACCACACCAAACAGCGACTCCTGGAGGTGGCCAACTACGTAGACCAG ATTCTCAGGACTCTGGATATTCAGGTGGCACTGACTGGCCTGGAAGTGTGGACAGAGCAAGACCGGAGCCGTATCACGTCAGATGCGAACGCCACGCTCTGGGCCTTCCTGCAGTGGCGCCGAGGGCTGTGGGCACGGTGGCCACACGACTCCACGCAGCTGCTCAC GGGCCGCGCCTTCCAGGGCGCCACTGTGGGCCTGGCGCCCATCGAGGGCATGTGTCGCGCTGAGAGTTCGGGAGGCGTGAGCACG GATCACTCAGAGCTTCCCATTGGCGCAGCAGCCACCATGGCCCACGAGATAGGTCACAGCCTTGGCCTCAGCCACGACCCTGACGGCTGCTGCGTGGAGGCGGCGGCTGAGCAAGGCGGCTGCGTCATGGCCGCGGCCACCGG GCACCCGTTCCCACGCGTATTCAGCCCCTGCAGCCGGCGCCAGCTGCGCGCCTTCTTCCGCAAGGGGGGCGGTGCGTGTCTTTCCAACGCGCCGGACTCCAGGGTCCTCGTGCCTCGGGCGCGCTGCGGGAACGGCCTCGTGGAGGACGGCGAGGAGTGTGACTGCGGCTCCAGCCAG GAGTGCCCGGACGCCTGCTGCCTCGCCCACAACTGCTCGCTGCGTGCGGGAGCCCAGTGCACACGCGGGGACTGCTGCGCGCGCTGCCTG CTGAAGCCGGCTGGCGTGCTGTGCCGCCGAGCTGCTGGCGACTGTGACCTCCCAGAGTTCTGCACGGGCACCTCCCCCTACTGCCCCCCGGACACTTTCCTACTAGACGGCTCTTCCTGCGCCAGCGGCCGGGGCTACTGCCGGGATGGCGCGTGTCCTACACTGGAGCAGCAGTGCCAGCAGCTCTGGGGGCCTG gctccagcccagccccGGAGGCCTGTTTCCAGACTGTGAACTCAGCAGGAGACGCCCACGGAAACTGTGGCCAGGACCGCAAGGGTGGCTTCATACCTTGTGCgcagag GGATGCACAGTGTGGGAAGCTGCAGTGCCTGGGTGGGGAGCAGCGCCCACTGGCACCACACACGGTACCGGTGGACTCCACGGTTGGACTAGGCAGCAGCGAGGTGACCTGCAGGGGAGTCTTCCTGCTGCCTGGTGTCCAGCTAGACCTGTATGACGTGGGCCTGGTAGAGCCAGGCACCCAGTGTGGCCCTAGAATG GTGTGCCAGGATGGGAGCTGCCAAAACACTACCTTCTGGGAGCTGGAGCGATGCCTGACAGCCTGCCATGGCCATGGA GTTTGCAACAGTAACCATAACTGCCACTGTGCTCCGGGCTGGGCTCCGCCGTCCTGCAACAAGCCAGGGTTTGGTGGCAGTGTGGACAGCGGTCCTATACAGCCTGAAA ACCACAAGGCCTTCCTGCTGGTGGTGATCCTTAGCTTTCTGCTGCCTCTGCTCCCCGGGGCCAGTCTGGCCTGGTGCTGCTACCGACAGCCGGGATCCCATCTCCAGCAATGCCTCTGCGGCTCAAGGAGGGGTCCTGCATGCACTGG GCCCAAAGATGGCCTACACCGGGACCCTCCCCCTAGGAGCGTTCACAGCATGGAGTCAGGCCCAGCAGCCACTGAAGAGCCCGGACTCTGGG AGACTTCTGCCTGTGGTCACAACATTTGTCCTCCACCCATTGCTCCAGACCTTAAGAACTCTGCCAGAGCCCAAGAGCCACCTTGA